A window of the Thermus thermamylovorans genome harbors these coding sequences:
- a CDS encoding O-antigen ligase family protein, whose protein sequence is MRFLPLALALAPLFPPLALLAPLFLGYLRRLAPWALGLLAFYAFSLLLPALLAPEPLAFPLALGRVLYVLGLVGAGVALFRQAPEPARALMPLGYGLFLLYGSALLASYLVFGDKVAEIRLMHPFHSPVGLGFLGALGVLLAVYVRYPWPFRLLLGLLGGVVLLLTASRGGMLALLLGSAGGLLFRGRGLWALGMAGFLLFAALSLDTPISQRFFQAHLSGREGLWLRAYEVFQAHPWTGVGPYVLGDYLKGTLFGDCFLFPLLEAKGLACPDGLRPLGGLWTFAHHHLLQALGESGILGAAGLLLLVGGFLAGAWGEGLLFSLLLAFAAMGMTDNPFSVPSPFRGEIFFLVGGMALARGGRLPAALGFAGAVALLWALPFLYLATRPSLPPPALLYAAIPPGEGMGFLRLAGAEGYRVQVWLCGENACQRLGWEWPGDRRVAFPFPKDLPPGKYRLRVLLFSQHRLAQRPLYLWEKEVVR, encoded by the coding sequence GTGCGCTTCCTGCCCTTGGCCCTGGCTTTAGCCCCCCTCTTTCCTCCCCTGGCCCTCCTGGCCCCCTTGTTCCTGGGCTACCTGCGGCGGCTTGCCCCTTGGGCGCTGGGCCTTTTGGCCTTTTATGCCTTTTCCCTCCTCCTTCCTGCCCTGTTGGCCCCCGAGCCCCTGGCCTTCCCCCTGGCCCTGGGCCGGGTCCTTTATGTCCTGGGGCTGGTGGGGGCGGGGGTGGCCCTCTTTCGCCAGGCCCCGGAGCCCGCCCGGGCTCTCATGCCTTTGGGCTACGGGCTTTTCCTCCTCTACGGGAGCGCCCTTTTGGCCTCCTACCTGGTTTTTGGGGACAAGGTGGCCGAAATAAGGCTGATGCACCCCTTCCACAGCCCCGTGGGCCTGGGGTTCTTGGGGGCCTTGGGGGTGCTCCTTGCGGTTTACGTCCGCTACCCCTGGCCCTTCCGCCTCCTCCTGGGCCTCTTGGGGGGGGTGGTCCTCCTCCTCACCGCCAGCCGCGGGGGGATGCTGGCCCTCCTTTTAGGAAGTGCGGGGGGGCTTCTTTTCCGGGGGCGGGGGCTTTGGGCTTTGGGGATGGCGGGGTTCCTCCTCTTCGCCGCCCTTTCCCTGGATACCCCCATCTCCCAGCGCTTCTTCCAGGCCCACCTCTCGGGGCGGGAGGGGCTTTGGCTTCGGGCCTACGAGGTCTTCCAGGCCCACCCTTGGACGGGGGTGGGGCCTTATGTGCTGGGGGATTACCTGAAGGGGACGCTTTTTGGGGACTGCTTCCTCTTTCCCCTCCTCGAGGCCAAAGGCCTCGCCTGCCCGGACGGGCTCAGGCCCCTTGGGGGCCTTTGGACCTTCGCCCACCACCACCTCCTCCAGGCCCTGGGGGAAAGCGGGATCCTGGGGGCGGCGGGCCTCCTCCTCCTGGTGGGGGGGTTTTTGGCGGGGGCCTGGGGGGAGGGGCTCCTCTTTTCCCTCCTCCTGGCCTTTGCCGCCATGGGGATGACCGACAACCCCTTCAGCGTCCCCAGCCCTTTCCGGGGGGAGATCTTCTTCTTGGTGGGGGGGATGGCCCTGGCCCGGGGGGGGCGCCTTCCCGCCGCCTTGGGCTTCGCTGGGGCGGTGGCCCTCCTTTGGGCCCTGCCCTTCCTCTACCTGGCCACCCGGCCCTCCCTGCCCCCTCCTGCCCTCCTCTACGCCGCCATCCCGCCCGGGGAGGGGATGGGCTTCCTGCGCCTTGCGGGGGCCGAGGGGTACCGGGTGCAGGTGTGGCTCTGCGGGGAGAACGCTTGCCAGCGCCTGGGGTGGGAGTGGCCGGGGGATCGGCGGGTGGCCTTTCCCTTCCCCAAGGATCTTCCTCCGGGAAAGTACCGGCTTCGGGTCCTCCTCTTCAGCCAGCACCGCCTGGCCCAGCGGCCTCTTTACCTTTGGGAAAAGGAGGTGGTGCGGTGA
- a CDS encoding NAD-binding protein — translation MAGGVMKNVAVVGAGYVGLTTGAALAYLGHRVAVLDVAEALRGGEARPQAA, via the coding sequence ATGGCGGGAGGCGTTATGAAAAATGTGGCCGTTGTGGGTGCCGGTTACGTGGGCCTCACCACGGGGGCAGCCCTGGCCTACCTGGGGCACCGGGTGGCGGTCCTGGACGTGGCCGAGGCCCTGCGGGGCGGGGAGGCCCGGCCCCAGGCAGCCTGA
- the mqnB gene encoding futalosine hydrolase, with the protein MRWLLLSPTPLEAPFLQGEPFAFLGRRGLRGEGFLYLETGIGKVNAALTLAAWASRHPVERALLFGLAGAYPGSGLGVGEAVLVGEEVEADLGLRGGLEPLGFPALVLQGKPFYNRFPLDPGLTGELAQALGLKVAVGLTRDLVSESPEEAEALARRWGAQVESMEGAAFARACLALGVRGAELRAISNPAGVRDKGAWRVREAVEALEEAVKGILKE; encoded by the coding sequence GTGCGGTGGCTCCTCCTTTCCCCCACGCCCCTCGAGGCCCCCTTCCTCCAGGGGGAGCCCTTCGCCTTCCTGGGGCGCAGGGGACTCAGGGGCGAGGGGTTCCTTTACCTGGAAACCGGGATCGGCAAGGTGAACGCCGCCCTCACCCTGGCGGCCTGGGCCTCGAGGCACCCGGTGGAAAGGGCCCTCCTCTTCGGCCTCGCCGGGGCCTACCCGGGCTCGGGCCTGGGGGTGGGGGAGGCCGTCCTGGTGGGGGAGGAGGTGGAGGCGGACCTGGGGCTTCGCGGGGGGCTTGAGCCCCTGGGGTTCCCCGCCCTGGTCCTCCAGGGAAAGCCCTTTTACAACCGCTTTCCCCTGGACCCTGGCCTCACGGGGGAGCTGGCCCAGGCCCTGGGCCTTAAGGTGGCGGTAGGCCTCACCCGGGACCTGGTCTCGGAAAGCCCGGAGGAGGCGGAGGCCCTCGCCCGGCGGTGGGGGGCCCAGGTGGAGAGCATGGAGGGGGCGGCCTTCGCCCGGGCCTGCCTGGCCCTGGGGGTGCGGGGGGCGGAGCTCAGGGCCATCTCCAACCCCGCCGGGGTGCGGGATAAGGGGGCCTGGCGGGTGCGGGAGGCGGTGGAGGCCTTGGAGGAGGCGGTGAAGGGCATCCTAAAAGAGTAG
- a CDS encoding superoxide dismutase encodes MPYPFKLPELGYPYEALEPHIDAKTMEIHHQKHHGAYVTNLNAALEKHPYLHGAGVEVLLRHLAALPADIQAAVRNNGGGHLNHSLFWELLTPGGATEPVGELKRAIDEQFGGFQTLKEKLTQAAMARFGSGWAWLAKDPFGRLHVFSTANQDNPIMEGFTPIVGIDVWEHAYYLKYQNRRADYLQAIWNAINWDKAEEIYRRG; translated from the coding sequence ATGCCGTACCCGTTCAAGCTGCCCGAGCTGGGCTACCCCTACGAGGCCCTCGAGCCCCACATCGACGCCAAGACCATGGAGATCCACCACCAGAAGCACCACGGGGCCTACGTGACCAACCTCAACGCCGCCCTGGAGAAGCACCCCTACCTGCACGGGGCCGGGGTGGAGGTGCTCCTGAGGCACCTCGCCGCCCTCCCCGCGGACATCCAGGCGGCGGTGCGCAACAACGGGGGCGGCCACCTGAACCACAGCCTCTTCTGGGAACTCCTCACCCCGGGAGGGGCCACGGAGCCCGTGGGGGAGCTGAAAAGGGCCATTGACGAGCAGTTTGGCGGCTTCCAGACCCTCAAGGAAAAGCTCACCCAGGCGGCCATGGCCCGCTTCGGCTCGGGCTGGGCCTGGCTGGCCAAGGACCCCTTCGGCCGGCTCCACGTCTTCTCCACCGCCAACCAGGACAACCCCATCATGGAGGGCTTCACCCCCATCGTGGGCATCGACGTCTGGGAGCACGCCTACTACCTGAAGTACCAAAACCGCCGGGCGGACTACCTGCAGGCCATCTGGAACGCGATCAACTGGGACAAGGCGGAGGAGATCTACAGGCGGGGCTAA
- the fumC gene encoding class II fumarate hydratase, whose translation MEYRIERDTMGEVRVPADRYWGAQTQRSLEHFKIGAFRFRMPLEVIRAYGLLKKAAARANLELGELPEEIARAIIQAAEEVIQGKLDDHFPLVVFQTGSGTQTNMNANEVIANRASELLGHPLGSKHVHPNDHVNRGQSSNDTFPTAMYVATALALHRHLYPAAEGLIQTFEAKARAFDGIVKVGRTHLMDAVPITLGQEVGSWAAQLKNTLAMVKEAEKGLYNLAIGGTAVGTGLNAHPRFGELVAQYLAEETGLPFRVAENRFAALAAHDELVHLMGALRTLAGALMKIGNDIRWLASGPYGGIGELFIPANEPGSSIMPGKVNPTQVEALTMVVVRVFGNDHAVAFAGSQGNFQLNVYKPVMMDAALESIKLLAEAMESFNEHLAQGMEPNLERIEEHLQKNPMLATALNQAIGYDRAAEIVKKAIKEKKTLKQAALELGYLTEEAFDRIVVPMRLAKPHEG comes from the coding sequence ATGGAATACCGGATCGAGCGGGACACCATGGGCGAGGTGAGGGTGCCGGCGGACCGCTACTGGGGGGCCCAGACCCAGCGCTCCCTGGAGCACTTCAAAATAGGGGCCTTTCGCTTCCGCATGCCCCTGGAGGTGATCCGCGCCTACGGCCTGCTGAAGAAGGCGGCGGCCAGAGCCAACCTGGAGCTGGGGGAGCTCCCCGAGGAGATCGCGAGGGCCATCATCCAGGCCGCGGAGGAGGTCATCCAGGGGAAGCTGGACGACCACTTCCCCCTGGTGGTCTTCCAGACGGGTTCGGGCACCCAGACCAACATGAACGCCAACGAGGTCATCGCCAACCGGGCCTCGGAGCTCCTGGGGCACCCCCTGGGCTCCAAGCACGTCCACCCCAACGACCACGTGAACCGGGGCCAGAGTTCCAACGACACCTTCCCCACCGCCATGTACGTGGCCACCGCCCTTGCCCTCCACCGGCACCTCTACCCGGCGGCGGAAGGGCTCATCCAGACCTTTGAGGCGAAGGCCAGGGCCTTTGACGGCATCGTCAAGGTGGGCCGCACCCACCTCATGGACGCGGTGCCCATCACCCTGGGCCAGGAGGTGGGAAGCTGGGCCGCCCAGCTCAAGAACACCCTGGCCATGGTCAAGGAGGCGGAAAAAGGACTTTATAACCTGGCCATCGGGGGCACGGCGGTGGGCACGGGCCTGAACGCCCATCCCCGTTTTGGTGAGCTGGTGGCCCAGTACCTGGCCGAGGAAACGGGCCTCCCCTTCCGGGTGGCGGAAAACCGCTTCGCCGCCCTCGCCGCCCACGACGAGCTGGTGCACCTCATGGGGGCCCTCAGGACCCTGGCCGGGGCCCTCATGAAGATCGGCAACGACATCCGCTGGCTGGCCTCCGGGCCCTACGGGGGCATCGGGGAGCTCTTCATCCCCGCCAACGAGCCCGGAAGCTCCATCATGCCCGGCAAGGTGAACCCCACCCAGGTGGAGGCCCTCACCATGGTGGTGGTGCGGGTCTTCGGCAACGACCATGCGGTGGCCTTCGCGGGCAGCCAGGGGAACTTCCAGCTGAACGTCTACAAGCCCGTGATGATGGACGCGGCCCTGGAGTCCATCAAGCTCCTGGCCGAGGCCATGGAGTCCTTCAACGAGCACCTGGCCCAGGGCATGGAGCCCAACCTGGAGCGGATCGAGGAACATCTCCAGAAGAACCCCATGCTGGCCACGGCCCTCAACCAGGCCATCGGCTACGACAGGGCGGCGGAGATCGTGAAGAAGGCCATCAAGGAAAAGAAGACCCTGAAGCAAGCTGCCTTAGAGCTGGGCTACCTCACGGAGGAGGCGTTCGACCGCATCGTGGTGCCCATGAGGCTGGCCAAGCCCCACGAGGGGTAG
- a CDS encoding YpdA family putative bacillithiol disulfide reductase, which yields MVDVLVVGAGPVGLAAALEAKRLGLAHLVLERGAVAETVYRFPRQMVFFSESKHLEIGGHPLVAHGPKPTRLEALLYYQKVAEREGLRILPYTEAVGIEGGEGDYRILARDRKGEKVFAARYVVLATGYFGNPNRLGVPGEGLPHVLHRYEEAFPFFGQKVAVVGGSNSAVEAALDLYRAGARVTLVHRGKWVRPSVKYWLLPDFENRVKEGSILAVMEARVRAITPEGLLLERPSGEAFLEADFVLVQIGYRAEDHLLKAAQVAYEGERPLLSPEFETSRPGLFAIGSCAFGPDTRSVFIENGREHARLALAAIARRGY from the coding sequence GTGGTGGACGTCCTCGTGGTGGGGGCGGGGCCCGTGGGCCTGGCCGCGGCCCTGGAGGCCAAGCGCCTGGGCCTCGCCCACCTGGTCCTGGAAAGGGGGGCGGTGGCGGAGACGGTCTACCGCTTTCCCCGGCAGATGGTCTTCTTCTCCGAGTCCAAACACCTGGAGATCGGAGGCCATCCCCTGGTGGCCCACGGGCCCAAGCCCACCCGCCTCGAGGCCCTGCTCTACTACCAGAAGGTGGCGGAGCGGGAGGGGCTTCGCATCCTCCCCTACACGGAGGCGGTGGGGATCGAGGGAGGGGAAGGGGACTACCGGATCTTGGCCCGGGACCGCAAGGGGGAAAAGGTCTTCGCCGCCCGCTACGTGGTCCTGGCCACGGGGTACTTCGGCAACCCCAACCGCCTGGGGGTGCCGGGGGAGGGGCTGCCCCACGTCCTCCACCGTTACGAGGAGGCCTTCCCCTTCTTCGGGCAGAAGGTGGCGGTGGTGGGGGGGAGCAACTCCGCGGTGGAGGCGGCCTTGGACCTGTACCGGGCGGGGGCCCGGGTCACCCTGGTGCACCGGGGGAAGTGGGTACGGCCCAGCGTGAAGTACTGGCTCCTCCCCGACTTCGAGAACCGGGTGAAGGAGGGGAGCATTCTGGCGGTGATGGAGGCCCGGGTGAGGGCCATCACCCCGGAGGGCCTCCTCTTGGAGAGGCCTTCGGGGGAAGCTTTCCTGGAGGCGGACTTCGTCCTGGTCCAGATCGGCTACCGGGCGGAGGACCACCTCCTGAAGGCGGCCCAGGTGGCCTACGAGGGGGAGAGGCCCCTCCTCTCCCCCGAGTTCGAGACCAGCCGCCCGGGCCTCTTCGCCATCGGCTCCTGCGCCTTTGGGCCGGATACCCGTTCGGTCTTCATCGAAAACGGGCGGGAGCACGCCAGGCTGGCCCTGGCCGCCATCGCCCGGCGGGGCTATTGA
- the ilvB gene encoding biosynthetic-type acetolactate synthase large subunit encodes MKGAEALLRALEREGVEVVFGHPGGAIMPVYDALYDSRIRHILVRHEQGGVHAATAYARASGRVGVVMATSGPGALNLVTGLADALMDSTPLVAITGNVPRALIGTDAFQEADVTGVTMPITKHNYLVQDVNDLPRVVREAFHIAATGRPGPVLIDIPKDVQLAEFTGSFEVVPDLPGYKPTTKGHPKQIERALDALEKAERPVLMVGGGAQHAHGELLAFAERTGLPVITTLMGLGAFPGNHPLWLGMPGMHGTVAANRALHHADVILAVGLRFDDRVTGKVARFAPHAHTIIHVDIDPAEIGKLVRTHVPIVGDSRLVLREMLKGAKPLRLAAWWRELEEWRTRHPLRWRPKPHLQSQEVIRAFHEATGGRAIVTTGVGQHQMFAAQFFPVTRPRSFLTSGGLGTMGVGLPFAIGAKVARPEELVIDFDGDGSFQMTLQELATLVKYRLDVKVVILNNGYLGMVRQWQDLFHARRYSEVYLADSNPDFAKLAEAYGVQGVKVERKEDLMRGVEAVLAASGPVVAEFKVYQEEGVFPMIPAGGAAEDMIIEHPAEREEVGA; translated from the coding sequence ATGAAGGGAGCGGAGGCACTCTTAAGGGCGCTGGAAAGGGAGGGGGTGGAGGTGGTCTTCGGCCACCCGGGGGGGGCCATCATGCCCGTCTACGACGCCCTCTACGACAGCCGGATCCGCCACATCCTGGTGCGGCACGAGCAGGGGGGGGTGCACGCGGCCACCGCCTACGCCCGGGCCTCGGGCCGGGTGGGGGTGGTGATGGCCACTTCGGGCCCCGGGGCCCTCAACCTGGTCACCGGCCTGGCGGACGCCCTCATGGACTCCACGCCCCTGGTGGCCATCACCGGGAACGTGCCCCGGGCCCTCATCGGCACCGACGCCTTCCAGGAGGCGGACGTCACCGGGGTCACCATGCCCATCACCAAGCACAACTACCTGGTGCAGGACGTGAACGACCTCCCCCGGGTGGTGCGGGAGGCCTTCCACATCGCCGCCACCGGCAGGCCGGGCCCGGTCCTCATCGACATCCCCAAGGACGTGCAGCTCGCCGAGTTCACGGGGAGCTTCGAGGTGGTGCCCGACCTCCCCGGGTACAAGCCCACTACCAAGGGCCACCCCAAGCAGATCGAGCGGGCCCTAGACGCCCTGGAGAAGGCGGAAAGGCCCGTCCTCATGGTGGGGGGCGGGGCCCAGCACGCCCACGGGGAGCTTTTGGCCTTTGCGGAAAGGACGGGCCTCCCCGTGATCACCACCCTCATGGGCCTGGGGGCCTTCCCCGGGAACCACCCCCTTTGGCTGGGGATGCCGGGGATGCACGGCACCGTGGCCGCCAACCGGGCCCTCCACCACGCGGACGTGATCCTGGCGGTGGGCCTCCGCTTCGACGACCGGGTGACGGGGAAGGTGGCCCGCTTCGCCCCCCACGCCCACACCATCATCCACGTGGACATCGACCCCGCGGAGATCGGCAAGCTGGTGCGCACCCACGTGCCCATCGTGGGGGACTCGAGGCTCGTCCTGCGGGAGATGCTCAAGGGGGCCAAGCCCCTGAGGCTGGCCGCCTGGTGGCGGGAGCTGGAGGAGTGGCGCACCCGCCACCCCTTGCGCTGGCGCCCCAAGCCCCACCTGCAGAGCCAGGAGGTGATCCGGGCCTTCCACGAGGCCACGGGGGGGCGGGCCATCGTCACCACCGGGGTGGGGCAGCACCAGATGTTCGCCGCCCAGTTCTTCCCCGTGACCCGGCCCCGGAGCTTCCTCACCAGCGGGGGCCTGGGCACCATGGGGGTGGGCCTGCCCTTCGCCATCGGGGCCAAGGTGGCCCGGCCCGAGGAGCTGGTCATCGACTTCGACGGGGACGGCTCCTTCCAGATGACCCTGCAGGAGCTGGCCACCCTGGTGAAGTACCGGCTGGACGTCAAGGTGGTGATCCTGAATAACGGCTATTTGGGCATGGTGCGCCAGTGGCAGGACCTCTTCCACGCCCGGCGCTACTCCGAGGTCTACCTGGCGGACTCCAACCCCGACTTCGCCAAGCTGGCGGAGGCCTACGGCGTCCAGGGGGTGAAGGTGGAGCGGAAGGAGGACCTCATGCGGGGGGTGGAGGCGGTCCTCGCCGCCAGCGGCCCCGTGGTGGCGGAGTTCAAGGTCTACCAGGAGGAGGGGGTCTTCCCCATGATCCCCGCAGGGGGGGCGGCGGAGGACATGATCATCGAGCACCCCGCGGAAAGGGAGGAGGTGGGGGCGTGA